A window of the Gossypium hirsutum isolate 1008001.06 chromosome A05, Gossypium_hirsutum_v2.1, whole genome shotgun sequence genome harbors these coding sequences:
- the LOC107902884 gene encoding uncharacterized protein, with amino-acid sequence MGNCLVVEEKVIGIMEPDGKILEYQALVKVEQVLSNFSGHTLSDSFLGFHHLQPDAKLISGQLYYLIPLPSPSKKHKKRKVRFSNPEVNDDQVRSPNVVRIKLIISKQELQELLQNGGVSAQDIASHNIQSKQTTNGIIAPDVDDDSCRVSKPVLQTIAEVK; translated from the coding sequence ATGGGGAATTGCTTAGTTGTTGAAGAGAAAGTTATAGGAATTATGGAGCCTGATGGCAAAATCCTTGAATATCAAGCCCTCGTCAAAGTTGAACAAGTGTTATCAAACTTCTCTGGTCATACACTGTCGGATTCATTTTTAGGCTTTCACCATCTTCAACCTGATGCAAAGCTGATTTCAGGGCAGTTGTATTACCTTATACCTCTTCCATCACCATCCAAAAAGCATAAAAAAAGGAAAGTGAGGTTTTCAAATCCAGAAGTGAATGATGACCAAGTAAGAAGTCCCAATGTTGTCAGAATTAAGTTGATAATTAGTAAGCAAGAACTGCAAGAGCTGCTTCAAAATGGAGGAGTTTCAGCTCAGGATATTGCATCTCATAACATACAAAGTAAACAAACCACAAATGGAATCATCGCACCTGATGTTGATGATGATAGCTGCAGAGTGTCGAAGCCTGTATTACAAACCATAGCTGAAGTAAAGTAG